In Lemur catta isolate mLemCat1 chromosome 5, mLemCat1.pri, whole genome shotgun sequence, the genomic stretch agTGGGgtactatttttcatttatgaaattgggaaaaaaatcctttgttaTAGGTGTAGGTATATAATCTTGATTGCTCTCTTTATTCTTCTTAGGCAGGCTATTTAAACTGAAAATTCAGGCCTGTTTTCTTACCCATTAAGTATGGGTAAACAAGGTAATACCCTCACAggatttttatgaagattaaatgtcTTAATGAGTGTAAAGGTAGTAGATACTCAGCACCTAGTGAGCCCTACGTGAATGCTAAAAGTTACTATTTGATAACCTGCAGACTGTAGCATGGTAAATGGGTACTCAAAGGTTTCTGGTGGGCACAAAAATGCAAGATCCATCAAAATTACCATCACCTAATTTTGACTTATCCATTCCACCGACAGAAACTTTCCACAAACATATGAAATGTTCAGTATTTAAGtttgttcacagcagcattgcTTTAATGGGaaagagtggctgaatggatggattcaatggaatattagccaCTAGAGTAAAGGAGAAGGGGGCTCTTGATAATTTTCCACGTGAATCACTCCAGGATATCTGAAGTAATTAAGGTACCTAAGAGTGTGTTTGGTACACTATCGTTGGAGTAAAAAGTGAGGATAATGATATACAGATGGGGCCCTGATTTATGATGGCTGAACTTGTGATGGTTCAACTTAGAGTTTGacttaagatttttcaactttagaaTGAGTTTATCAGggtattaagtgcatttttgacttagattttttttttttgatatagtgtctcgctctgttgcccaggctagagtggtatggcatcagcctagctcacagcaacctcaaactcctgggctcaagcgatcctcctgcctcagccataCCACTATGCCAGCCAAACCTAAGTTTTTGAATGGCCAAAAAAAATCTGGATCAAGTTTGGCATACAGAGATAATCcagggctgggtacagtggctcactcttgtaatcctaggcctctgggaggccaaagtgggaggatcgcctgagctcaggagttcaagacaagcctgagcaagaacaagacccctaaaaaataaaaaattaactgggcatcatggcacgcacctgtggtcccagccacttggaaggctgaggcaagaagatcgcttgagcccagaagtttaaggttgcagtgaacttTGATGACACCCTTGAATTCTAGCctgatcctgtctcaaaaaaaaaaaaaaaaaaaaaatttcaatgaccTCTGTGTAATCCTCTCTCTTAACTTAGTACTTGACCTTTTTGATAACCTTTTGAGTTTTTctcagaaatggtggattttctgcaagacaaaggagctgagatactgaaggcccctgggcagaatTCCTGACAAGATTTCTCATTCCCCATAATCTGTCCCCATGCATCTAGCTCCCCATTTGTTACACCACAACCTGCCCCAAGTCATGTGGTCCCTCCTTTAAACGCCCATGATCTCCATTACtcagagagatggatttgaggcagcttctcccacaAGAGGTCTGGTTTTGTCTTATGGGGGCTTGTCTGGAATGTTGTTGCTAATGGTTTGGTGGCTGTGGTGTGGGGAGAGACCAAAGGCTTCCCTTAGCAGCTGTCTGGCCATGTTTGCTGGTGGGTGGCTTTGGACTCTCCCGCCTCCATCACACTATTAGTGGCCTCCATGGCATTGGTGATTGCCTCCTGATTGCCACTGAAAAAACGAACTCTGgatttagattttgaaagttGTACCCTGATGTGTGAGTGCTATTTGAAGGTACCACACAGTAGGAGATGCCCCTGTCAGTTTGAAGAATTCTGAAGGAATTCCCATTTGTTTTGGATTGGATAAACCCCTAACCGATTATGAGGTTGTGGGCACTCCTAGGGCTTATTAGTTGAAACTGCAGCTTGTATATTTGGAACCTCTTAAGCTTCTCTTTATGTTGAGTGTTTAGCTGTATTGTGGTATCCTTATAAATGTGGAGTCTGCTAAGCTCtttttctctagtttctttttGCTGTTGATGGTATTATTAGTGCAGTCCAAGGTCTTGGTGGTTGAAAGATATCTCTGATGGTAGTTTGTCTTGTGGCAGGTTCTTAGGTCTCGGCAACTGGCCCTAGACCAaaattcctttgtggtttcaagAACAGGGTCTTATATCCATGGATGGGCTGCTTGTCAAATCTGGGAATAATGTGATTAGAAAGAGTCCAGACTCTccccaaaatgtttttttctttttctttttttttttttgaaacagggtcttgttctgttgcccaagctggagtacagtggtgtcatcagagctcactgcaacctcaaactcctgggcttgagcaattcccttgcctcagcctcccaagtagctgggactacaggtgtgtgccaccacacctggctaatccCCATAAGTTTTGTGATCAACAGAGCCTTAGTGATTCTAGATGCCTGGTAGGGTATTTATGGGGTAGTGGGTTTATGGACCCAATTAGCTCCAGTTTACCTGACTTATATGACAGGTTGTGGGAACTTCTGGTTTGAAGAAAACGTTCTGTACTAGTGCCTGTTATGGTAATGATGATAATCACcatgataataatagcaaactTCTAAGTACTACAACAGACCGGAACTCTTGAGACATTCCTGGGCAGTCTGCCCCCTCCCAGAAGTTTCTCTGTATAGCTTTCCTTTGGGGCTGAGCTCTGTTATAGAGATAGTTTGACAAGGAGAGATGTGGAAATTTTTATCTCTTGATCCtctctttaaaaagatttttatatcatcattatcatcatcatcatcatcatcgtcattgTAGGGGTGAGGGGATACTTGTTCTTTCCCCTGAAAGTTCGCTAAAAGATCAGCTCACAGTTAAGGTAGATTAATAAGAGATAGGTTTATTTATCGTGCTCATGGAGAGAATcacacagagtgattacccaatatcccaatgaagttcacatgtttttatatgtctttttggaggggaggggaaatgaggagtgcAAATAATTCTTTTTACGGGTGACAAATGGTGTTAGGGAGGacaaatggatgggggaaacagattgacttgtaaattaacctgagagacaggtattatctttcaaataatttGGGCCAGGTCTAGTGCCTTCTTGATCTTTTTCCCTGCAATATACTGAGATaatagggagaggaagggaagtcaattggcccctttgatcttttgatcgGATCAGTCCAGTTTATGTACATAGACGGAAAGCCTCTTCCAAGGGTCTGTTAATCtctaagagcctttaattcaaaatactctataccaaggaatcatattttggggtgaaatttgcTGAGCTCCTTCATCATCTATAACATCCTGACCTGAACTgctcccccacacctgcccctcaCCTGTGCTCACCTCCCACTGCAAggaaatttgtttctcatttcCTTGGTTTTGGCTCTTTCCAGAAcaacctttattttctcttcaggGACAGCCACAGGAAGGCATCAGGAGTAGAAAACCTGGATTTTTCCAAGCAGGGGCAGGTGGAGATTTTTCCAGATACTCAGGCACAGTGCACTCAGGCTGGAGGCTGCAGTCTTCTTCCTTCATTACTTTAGGAATGTCACTCCCCGGGAGTGTTCACATCTGTACAGCGACTACAGATTCCTGGGTTAGGCAAAACTAGTACCTGGAGAGAATTTTACACATTGTGCCATCTCATCTTACTCCACCCACTTCCTGGTCCTTGGTTATCCTGATCTGAAATAGTACCAGACCTGGAACCCTTCTAAAGACTGTTAAGATCCCTGGAGGTTCTTAACAACTTCAGAGATTTAGAAGAAACTCAAAATGAAATGCACATTTCTCAACACCATTGGTTCTGTAATTTCCTCACTGTGCTCACAACTGCCATAGTGGTTAGTAAAAGATTTATGAAAGTCTCgggtggggtgcagtggcttactcctgtaatcccaacactttgggatgccaaggctGGAGGAACACTTggtcccaggagtttgagaccagcctggcaacatagcaagaccccatccctacaaaaaatagaaaaatcggCTGGGTACAAGGGCACttacctatagtcccacctactcaagagggtgaggcagaggatcacttgagctcagggatttgaggttgcagtgagctatcatgatgccactgtgctATAGTGGGCACTgaaacctgggcaacagagtgagaacttgtttcaaaaaaagagaagaaagaaagtctCAGATCCTATGGCTTATGGCTAAGgagaactaattttttaaaaaatccatcctTACTAGATTTTGAGTTCAAGacaaaacatacaaatattttgaaaatattttctgtttttcatgtgTGTCTACCACTTATGAGTTTTAAGGTCTTATGGATCATTTTCCTTGTCGTTTCTGGGTTAATTTGTCAATTTTCATGTTGCTGTATAAAGACTAAGTCAAGAGCCACATTTCTGTTTAGGTACACAGCAAGATCATAATCCCCATAATTGTTCACTGATATGTAAATTCCCTGTACTTTTTAAGTGCAAGTACTTATGTTTCATATaatttgtgaaaggaagagaaaaagagctattttatttcacttcctCATATAATCTTCTCTTTCCTTAATATCTGACTTTCTGTATCCATTATAAAAGACTGAATTGCAATTATAAAACAGCATCGGCCAGAAAGAACTTCCCAGCAGGTCCTTTGCCCCCTTGAGTAGGAGTGTTTTTTGTTATACCTTTTTTGTTAtgctcttttccttttatgtgttttcagattttggtttattttatcttattttttttttgagacaaggtctcactctgccacttaggctggagcacagtggtgtgattatagctcagtGTAACCTCAAACCCccgggctccagtgatcctctcactgtggcctcccaaagtgctgggattacagatgtgagccactatgcccagcctgttttcagattttaataGTGAGGATGAATTAACTTCATAAACAGAAATGTATGCCTATTCATcgtagagggagagagaagattcTTTGAGAAGCAAAGGTTCTTCTCATGTACAGGCCTGGCCAGGAGACCAGAAGGGGAGGGTGAAGAAGGACCTGACACCAAGAGAACACACAGTCCACAGCAGTTCTGAGCAGCCAGTCCCACCAAGTGCTTTTGGATGTAAAGGTCTAGAGTgcttttgagaaaaacaaaacactaaagaACCAAGTGAGGGGTCAAGGAAACAGGGACAAAGTGAGAGATGAAGAAGAGTTATGACTCCAGAGATAGTATGGGACTGGGAAAATACCACACAGAGCCAGGTTTCTGCagagtttttttaatttgagagtGGTAAGAATGAGTTTAAAATTGGGGGGACTCAGGGTGACAAGAAAGCCCATCATCCAGACTAAAGGGACATCCCTTCCCAGGTGCCATGACCTGAATGCACTAAGGGACAGGCACCAAAGAAGGCTCTGGTAGGGTCTGACCCAGAGGGGTTTTGGGACCCAGCATCATGGAGATGCCCCTCCCTTCATGTGAGGTGAGGTTTCTGCTCTCGCTCTGTCTTCAGAGCTTCTACAAGAGAACTACTTGGtggcagaaaaataaaggaggacTATTAGGTATAGGACAAGTTTAACAATGCATGTCTATATTAGAGGGGAGAGGAGGCTATAAAGTGGACCTAGAGAGTCTTACTGCCAGTTCCTGCTTTTTTAAAACCTTCAGGATGGGGAAAGGATAGATATCAAAACTTCTGGGGTTTACTTTTTTAGGGGCATGGGAAGTCTGAACCATACCCTAAAGTATGATTTTCCTCTGGAATAGATTGGAAAAAATCTGATATTTCAGGATCAGAGAGTTGGGGAGatatgttttctttcccttaattttcaaacacacacacacacacacacacacacacacaacacacatgcatacacacacaagtaCACTCCCACATAtccattctcacacacacacacagctacacacacatgcacaagcaGCTGCTTGGGTAGTACTGGATGGTTTGGCCACATGGAGGTTGGGTAGGAAGAAGGGTGAGCAAAGATGGATCCTTTGTTAAACGTGTCCTTCAGATGATAAGCAGGGTGGTGATTTCTCCCAGGCACTAGCCCTTCCTACTGGGTATTAGTGTGCTTTAAGTACTCTAGGATGTCTGATTTGACTGTGCTGACGGGAGCCTGGTGGAACCAGCGCATGACAGGGACTCCACTGGGCCCCACCAAGAACTTCTCAAAGTTCCAGCGGATGTCATGGACCTTCATGGGCTCCCAGAAGAGTTGGCTTGATGAGCCCAAAAGATCAGAGGTTGGAGGGCAGGAGTTCTGGGACAcagacataaaaaatagaaaggtaaGTTTATTTTTACTTCCGTGTGGTCCGGTCTTATCCCCACTCCTAGAGAATCTACTTGCCAttatatatcttaatatattaACTACTAACATACTTGCAATCAACCACAGACATTGCAATGTATTATCACCAATACACCAACTACCAGTCAAACCACCAAAAGTTATAGAGTACAATAGTGAACAGAAAGCATTCCTcctttccctgtctctcctccATCCCCATGATTTTATCATGGTGCTTCAGAAAAAGAATATCTTCTGTTTCCTTGGGCAAGTCATATCATTTTTACAGTTTCAGTTTTCTTAGCTGATAAATAATAGGTGGTTTAGAGTAGTGGTTCTCAGAGTTTGGGGCTTCATAGGCCAGAAAAACTTCAATAATGAATTTTTGGAGATTAATATAGAATAATTAACATTCATTTTGAACaataagaataattaaaagtttACTATAACCATAAATTCAAAAATTGGAGGATttttattaggttgaaccatGTAAGATTGATGATTGCACCATTTTTGAGCAACTAACAAGGCAACGTATATGATTAAACCTAATAGTAATTTAATATCAGAATAAATGCTGGTCTTATATTCAATAAATTGAGCTTTATGAAATCTCCCCACATTGttcacatagttttttttttttttttttttcaggttgctGTGGATGGGTGAAAACTTTTCAACAGCCAGTCTCGTTCTGCAGATCAGCATCTGGGGATGGGTGGACTAAGAAATCCTTGGGGGGCTCTTCTATCGTGGTATTCTGTGTTTCTAACACTCCATGACTCTAAAGGCACTTACCACATGGTACTCTATATTACTCATGTCTATGTATGTCTCCTGATTACATGTGAGTTCCTTCAGGGAAGAGACTATGCCCTATTGATCTTCATTAGCTCATTGTATAGCACAGTTCCTTGCACATACTAGATACTTGAaaaatgattgttgaatgaatgaatcattatAATTCATTAGGGGAGGTTAGTCCATGTCAGAGCTATCATCCATTATGTGTGTCCTCTACTTAAGGCCAAAGCCTCACAACAGATATTGCTATGATCCTTGAATTTATCTGAGCATCTCTTTTCAAGGAGTCCAACCCCAATCCTAGACATGAGCCCCCCTGCTTTCAGGGCATCTCTACCTGACCGATCCATGCCAGATTTACGTTCACTCACCTTAAGGAAAGTAAAgactttctgttcattttctccATTCACATCCCCTTTTTCAAAGAGCAGGAAATTGGGGACAAAGCCTCCACCTGGACGCACATACCTTCAATGAATCAGAATATTCACAAGAGGATCCAATTAAGACCAAGATGGAGAGTAATGGCACCACCAATTCACCACAACAGCTAATCAGAGATAGAGAGAGATTGTAGACAGGGAGGGTGAGGAAAGACAGGTCTTGGGGAATCAGGACTTCATGCAATAGGCTTTATGGAGCCAGTAGAAAATTCCAATAAAATTGAAAGGCAATATTTTGAGCTTGGGCTCCCTGGTTCATCTCTATTTCCTATATTCCATTCTTCCCTTGTGGTCCCTTTCCATTAGATCTTCCCTTAGTCTCACCATCAAAGAATCCAAAAGTAAAGAGGATATTTGAGTACTGCCAACAGGGCTAGATTGAATTCAGAGCATCATGGTAATATTCCTCAATTCATTAAtctgccaccaccaccccagaAGTTTCCACAATGGGAAGACTTTAAGGCAGAATGAGGAATGGAAATACTGACAGGGCTTCTTCAGGGTCCCACACAGGcactcacttgagcccagaaaggATCTCTGAGTTCTTTCCTGGTTCTTGTTTTCCAAACTGATTGCAGGGAAAGCCCAACACAATGACACCAAAATTCCTCAGCTCCTCCTGTAGTGCATTCAATTCTGTAAGTAGAGAATGAATAGCATGGGTAGCCTGGTCCGAAGATCTACCTCAGACGATGAAAGaccatttatccatttatcacaTGAATAAACTAAGGACTGTGAAGGGAAAGATTCAAGATTATAGAGATTGAGGAGGTAGAGCAAAAACTAGAAGACCGGTTTCCAGAAACTCATCCAAATGGCTGCTGTTTTTCTTGTGCAGTAGTTCCCATAACTAGCTGCACTTTACCACCCAATGGGAATtcttattaaaacacacacacacacacacacacacacacacaaacacacacacagattggTTAGTCTTGTGTGGGAGTCCTGCTTGATTCTGAAGAATCCTTCCTTAATTGGTGGATTGACTGACCAAATGTACTGTTAaggaaaaggcaaacaaaatgGACATACTACCTTCCCCTTCCCCGCAATGTCCCATGATGACACAACCTGACACTCAAGTAACATTCCCAGGAGCACTGTTTGGTGCTCCACCCTAGGAGTGGTAGAGGGAATCAGAAATTCCGAGCCTAGCTCCAGAGCATTCTCTACCCTCTCATCAATTCCAGGGACCTAACTGATGCCATTTCCCTGGAGCACTCCCTGGGGCCCCAGGCTACAAGCTCCAGACTGCTCTTTACCACTACCAGGAAGCCTTCTGAGTTGTCTGTCTAGACTTGCATCATTATTTTCATCTCCAGCTTTCTTTGATTCAGATTTATTCAGTCCCCAAAAGCAGCACCAGCCAGTCTCAGTGAGACTCGACTCTGCCTGCTGGCGTCTCCCCTCAGAACTTCTAAAATGGATAGTGCCTTCCTGTTTTTATATAGTTCTTCAGTACTGTCCATACTCGCCTCTCTCTTATCTTTGACCATCAAGAATATTTCCTTCccgccaggcgtggtggctcacacctgtaatcctagcactctgggaggccgaggagggaggatcgctcgaggtcaggagtttgaggccagcctgagcaagagcgagaccccgtctctactaaaaaatagaaagaaattaaccggacaactaaaaatatatatagaaaaaattagccaagcatggtggcgcatgccggtagttccagctactcggaaggctgaggcaggaggatcacttgagcccaagagtttgaggttgctgtgagctaggctgacgccacggcactctagcctgggcaacagagtgagactgtgtctcaaaaaaaaaaaaaaaaaaaggaatatttcctTCCTATAAGAGAAAAATTTAGTAAACCTTGACTCTAGTccttcagcaatttttttttaactctctaaatttcctcatctgtagtaAAATTTGAATGAGATACTCTAAAATTCTCATAACCtagtttaataaattatatcaCAGCAACACAATGGAAGACTATGCCTTAGGAATGAATGAGGAATCTCACCACATACTTTTACAGATTAATGTCCAAGatattttattatgcaaaaaGCAAGGTGCAtaatcatttgtgtgtgtgtatttgtgcttgagagagagagagaggagtatTTGCTTGTATATGCATAAAAGATTTCTGGAATTTTACACCATAAACTGATGACATTGATTACCTAAAGGGAAGGATACATGGAAGGTACTACTGTTAAACCCTTTCGTATCTTTTGAATTCTGAATGTTGTAAATGTATTACTTATTCAACACATAACAAATTTAacttaaaactaaattaaattaaaacaaatttaaaagcagaTCACATCCCATGAACTGCTATTTACACatcacaacttttaaaatttaccatatttttcaaatttaattttctgaaggGAGGAAAATCCCTACTTGCTAAATGATACTAAACTGTTGTTTGGGCTCTTATAATTAAGTCCtgaggttttataaaaatttagtcTGTAGCTTTTCAGGTTTTCCCTAGAATtgattatacataaaaataaaaaatataaagtgacccccaaattcttttaaatgtgtgGATCTTACCCCAATCTGTACTttgaagaatacatttttttatacataaattCGCCATTAATTGAAAAAATCTTTAGCTTCTCTTGGTAATtttaaggctggtggcgggcacccctcccttccctaatgaaaaagaagcccctcctactcctccatacccgccctaaagctgaaacaaagaaattcctcactcttcccgccgaaaccttccctccagagaaactcccatcccccagccctaaaaagtatataagcccacccagacttctgggcggggcggcttctctggttccactcgtgggaccatgaggctcgcctgggcccctctctttggacccgttacccccacctgggagcaccccaataaagcctctttacttatccctttcaactctgctcgtctttctttctctggtgctggcCACTCCagaaaccttacatttggtgcggAAACCCGGGAGGGTGCTTTAACTTTCGACTGCGCAGCCCCTCCCATGGACTCCGGTCTTAAAAACCTTACAGTAATGTGAACAATTTGTCTTTTGTTGTGCTTTGGAGGAGTGgtcattttaatgtaatttttgccTAAATCAAGCAGCACCTTCtgaatgctaattttaaaatgtcaaaatttggTGAACCATATATTTTAGATGTAAGATTACCATATGCTTAAATTTAAGTGgtatttaaaaaggagaaaattctgagATTTGTTATTATTGAAGCTCCATTAAGACAAATGATAGGACTTTATATTTTTGATCAGTTGAATTGATAGCAACGTCAATATGTGGAACATTATTCTTAAAGCTTGTTTATATATTACTTTGATCTACTTTTCTGTGACATTTGGTGTAAGAAACCTTTTGAATTTATCTTGAACAGTGCTTAAAAACGTAAAATAAAGTTCTTGGCCTGGCCTGTCAAAAACTGCATCTATCTCTAGTATAACTGATGTAGAACTTTAGCTTTTCTGGATCAATAGGAATAGCAAACTCTTCCTCAATGAGTacacagaaaaaatggaaaatgcacCTCAGCCACCATAAAAGGTTAGGCCACGTATGGAGAGATGAAGCATTCTCCCATATTACCAGTCACCCTAAAGAGCCCTCACACCAATCAAACagaaaacttcattttttctCCATCATTTGGAGGTACCTACAGAACCCAAGAGCATTTTCCAAAAGATCAAAGGTCAATCCTCTCTCCTGTTGTTATCAGAAGTCTccagagagaaagataaaatcaaaCCCTGAAAGCTAGGTTCTGGTCTGGGAGTCACAGCTAGGCTTTGGCGTTCTCCTGGAAACAAAAGTTTCACACGGCAGGGCacggcagggcacggtggctcatgctgtaatcctagcactctgggaggctgcgctgggcggattgtttgagctcaggagttcgagaccagcctgagcaagagcgagaccctgtctctactaaaaatagaaagaaattatatggacagctaaaatatatacagaaaaattagctgggcatggtggcacatgcctgtagtcccagctacttgggaggctgaggcaggaggactgcttgagcccaggagtttgagattgcagcaagctatgatgacaccacggcactccattcagggcaacagagcgagactctgtctttaaaaaagaagagaaaaaaaaaagaatctgggaATCTGGTACGGACATGTAAAAATAGTATGGAATGCTTCACagatttgtgtgtcatccttgcacaggggccgtgttaatcttctctgtattgttccaaatTTAATACAGGTGCTGCTGAAGCAAGCGCCTCTATTCTTGCCAATATGAGTGACTATTGCTTTTTTACCAGTTATAGCTTTAGTCTTAGCTTCTCCCACCATGTTGATACGATTTATAATATTAAGATACCCAAtcacataattttctttatttcctgatGGCATCCAATCCAGAATAAAGCTTCAATTTCTTAAACCCTTTCCCAAATCACCTAATACAGGCTCAGAtcctattaatataataaatcctTTCCAACATTTACTTACTGAGAAGTCCCAGTATATGTTCCCTACGCTATATGTTCTCCTTCAGGGCATTGAGCAACAATTCAACTTGAGCAACTATCGGTGTGTTGCTGATAGTCTCTGTGATTAAATCTTTGGGAAAGTCTTAGTTCTCAAATCCAGAGATAATCTGCCTGGCATTCTAAGGAGCAGAGAAGGAGCAAGATGTAGGAAAGTAGAGTCACCTGATCCCTTCTCCCACCCTACTCCCCAATAACGCATTAATAAAACCTTCTGGAATTAGAATATGGCTATCTGGTAAAGCTAGTTCCATAAGAGTTAAAACATGAGTTCTTACCACGATACTGAACTGTCAAGCCTCAATAGGTGGCCACATTGACAAAGAGGACGTGCTTGCCTGCATATTGCTTGAACTGGATGTACTCGCCATCAAGGGTGAGGGCTCCATACTCATAGATGGTGCCTGTCACCCCTTTGTTGCAATCCATCtggaatgtaataaaaataactgtaatgACATAAGATAAACAATGATTCCCAATATCTGTGGACTTTTTCAAAGCACTCAAAGACCTATCATGTAATATCTTGAAATTCTAAGAACTGAGGAGACCTTTTCAAGTATAAGTTTTTGTTAGAGCTGAGGCCACAGTGAGCATTTATGTCTTCTAACCTACaatccattttgtgtgtgtgtgtgtgtgtgtgtgtgtgtgagtgtgtgcgtgtgtggcaGGACAAGTACACTTCATAATATTCTTTCCATTAATACAATTTACCTCCGTTCTTGGACATTCTACTCCCCCAATCATAATAACCCATTCCAGTCATCCCATCCTTTCTCAGATATTATTAACAGATTTTTGCAAGATTTCTCATAACACAAATAAGTGCTCCATAAATTCCCCATCTGTATATTCTGGTATTATAATCCCTCCACCCAAAGCTGGGCCCATAACTTGCTTCTCTTCTGGATCCCAGAAGAGAAGAAGATGGAAATAAGAGAGTTGGTTTAAGGAGAGACTCTGCTGCAAACGACAGCAATGTCAGAATTTCTGAAGCAGGGTGGGAATGGTGGATCTTGTCCttcaagaagaggaaaggagaaaactcctcacatctctggcagccAGGTTAGTTAAATCAGCCTGGATCCCCTGTGGGACACTCACCTTCATATTTTCTGGCTTCAGAGTCTGCTGAGTGAAGCTGACCAGGAATAGGGGGAAAAGACAGGAGGCCCAGAACTGCAGGATCATGGCTCCTGCTCGGAGGGCTAGGCAAGTCGGAGGTCCCCAGGGATCTCGGTCCCTTTTGAGCCCCTGGC encodes the following:
- the GPX6 gene encoding glutathione peroxidase 6, yielding MDDYNPLQRMKLKPKMDCNKGVTGTIYEYGALTLDGEYIQFKQYAGKHVLFVNVATYUGLTVQYRELNALQEELRNFGVIVLGFPCNQFGKQEPGKNSEILSGLKYVRPGGGFVPNFLLFEKGDVNGENEQKVFTFLKNSCPPTSDLLGSSSQLFWEPMKVHDIRWNFEKFLVGPSGVPVMRWFHQAPVSTVKSDILEYLKHTNTQ